In Aliidongia dinghuensis, one genomic interval encodes:
- a CDS encoding FtsB family cell division protein produces the protein MGPLIGLTLACYFAYHLVEGDRGLIAWVRLTQQIRAAKVEQARVHEERLEAAHRVSLLRPEHLDPDLLDEQARAALNLIGPGEVVILNNDGQPK, from the coding sequence GTGGGGCCGCTCATCGGCCTCACGCTCGCGTGCTATTTCGCCTATCACCTGGTCGAGGGAGATCGCGGGCTGATCGCCTGGGTGCGTCTTACCCAGCAGATCCGCGCGGCGAAGGTCGAACAGGCGCGCGTGCACGAGGAACGGCTCGAGGCGGCACACCGCGTCTCGCTGCTGCGGCCGGAGCATCTCGATCCCGACCTGCTCGACGAGCAGGCGCGTGCAGCCCTCAACCTGATCGGCCCGGGCGAGGTCGTCATCCTCAACAACGACGGCCAGCCGAAGTAA
- the tpiA gene encoding triose-phosphate isomerase, with translation MNSARRPLIAANWKMNGLKADGTALAGAVAARAKAVGTALAGDILICPPATLIDAVAEALADSPVALGGQDCSAEPSGAFTGDIAAAMLRDLGCSTVIVGHSERRAGHHETDAAVRAKATAALAEGLTAIVCVGETATERDEGRALDVVGGQVLGSVPDGATAATLVVAYEPVWAIGTGRVPTLDDIAAMHRHIRELLAGKVVGGVDVRILYGGSVKPSNAREILALDDVDGALVGGASLKADEFWAIVEAAPRR, from the coding sequence ATGAACTCGGCACGGCGGCCGCTGATCGCGGCCAATTGGAAGATGAATGGCCTCAAGGCCGACGGTACGGCGCTTGCGGGCGCGGTTGCGGCACGGGCGAAGGCCGTGGGGACGGCGCTCGCCGGCGACATTCTCATTTGCCCCCCGGCAACACTGATCGACGCCGTGGCCGAGGCCCTGGCCGACAGTCCCGTCGCGCTGGGTGGTCAGGATTGCAGCGCGGAGCCGAGCGGCGCTTTCACCGGCGACATCGCCGCCGCCATGTTGCGCGATCTCGGCTGCAGTACCGTCATCGTCGGCCATTCCGAGCGGCGCGCGGGACACCACGAGACCGACGCGGCCGTGCGCGCCAAGGCGACGGCGGCCTTGGCCGAGGGACTGACCGCGATCGTCTGCGTCGGTGAAACCGCGACGGAACGTGACGAAGGCCGCGCGCTCGACGTGGTCGGCGGCCAGGTGCTGGGCTCCGTGCCGGACGGGGCGACCGCCGCCACCCTGGTCGTGGCCTACGAGCCGGTCTGGGCGATCGGCACGGGCCGGGTCCCGACGCTCGACGACATCGCGGCGATGCATCGGCATATCCGGGAACTGCTCGCCGGCAAGGTCGTGGGCGGCGTCGACGTCCGGATCCTCTACGGCGGCTCGGTCAAGCCGTCGAACGCCCGGGAGATCCTGGCGCTCGACGACGTGGACGGCGCGCTCGTCGGCGGCGCCAGCCTCAAGGCCGACGAGTTCTGGGCGATCGTCGAGGCCGCACCCCGCCGTTAG
- a CDS encoding CTP synthase, whose amino-acid sequence MTRFIFITGGVVSSLGKGLSSAALGALLQARGFKVRLRKLDPYINVDPGTMSPYQHGEVFVTDDGAETDLDLGHYERYTGVSARRSDSVTTGRIYSTVIGRERRGEYLGATVQVIPHITDAIKEFIQADITDEDFVLCEIGGTVGDIESLPFLEAIRQLANELGKERTMFVHLTLVPYIPAAGELKTKPTQHSVKELLGLGIQPDVLLCRCDREIPLGQRKKIALFCNIREERVIQALDVDTIYQVPIAYHDEGFDTAVCSYFGIETPPVNLTRWQSIVSNVRKPEGEVTIAVVGKYINLLDAYKSLAEALTHGGIANHVQVKLRWIDSEIFESEDAVHHLTGVNGILVPGGFGERGTEGKVQAVTFARERNVPFFGICFGMQMAVIEAARNLAGLSSASSTEFGPCDVPVVGLMTEWTRGNELETRTADSDLGGTMRLGAYDAVLAPGSRVADAYGAVAISERHRHRYEVNIRYKDKLEAAGLKFSGMSPDGVLPEIVEFPNHPWFIGVQFHPELKSKPFEPHPLFTAFIRAALEQSRLV is encoded by the coding sequence ATGACGCGGTTCATTTTCATTACCGGCGGCGTGGTCTCCTCTCTCGGCAAGGGACTTTCCTCGGCCGCTCTGGGCGCCCTCCTGCAGGCGCGCGGCTTCAAGGTCCGCCTGCGTAAGCTCGACCCCTACATCAACGTCGACCCGGGCACGATGAGCCCGTACCAGCACGGCGAGGTGTTCGTCACCGACGACGGTGCGGAGACCGATCTCGATCTGGGGCATTACGAGCGCTACACGGGTGTGTCGGCCCGGCGCAGCGACAGTGTGACGACGGGCCGGATCTATTCGACGGTGATCGGGCGCGAGCGGCGCGGCGAATATCTGGGTGCGACCGTCCAGGTCATCCCGCACATCACCGACGCCATCAAGGAATTCATCCAGGCCGACATCACGGACGAGGATTTCGTGCTGTGTGAGATCGGCGGCACGGTCGGTGACATCGAAAGCCTGCCGTTCCTGGAAGCGATCCGGCAGCTCGCGAACGAGCTCGGCAAGGAACGCACGATGTTCGTGCACCTGACGCTCGTGCCCTACATCCCGGCCGCGGGCGAGCTCAAGACCAAGCCGACCCAGCATTCGGTCAAGGAACTGCTCGGCCTCGGCATCCAGCCGGATGTGCTGCTCTGCCGCTGCGACCGCGAGATTCCGCTCGGTCAGCGCAAGAAGATTGCGCTGTTCTGCAACATCCGCGAGGAGCGGGTGATACAGGCGCTCGACGTCGACACGATCTACCAGGTGCCGATCGCCTATCACGACGAAGGCTTCGACACCGCGGTCTGCAGCTACTTCGGCATCGAGACGCCGCCGGTCAACCTCACGCGCTGGCAGTCGATCGTCTCGAACGTGCGCAAGCCCGAGGGCGAGGTCACGATCGCGGTCGTCGGCAAGTACATCAACCTGCTCGACGCCTATAAGTCGCTGGCCGAGGCGCTGACCCACGGCGGCATCGCCAATCATGTCCAGGTCAAGCTGCGCTGGATCGATTCCGAGATCTTCGAGTCGGAGGACGCGGTCCATCACCTGACCGGCGTCAACGGCATCCTGGTGCCGGGCGGCTTCGGCGAGCGCGGCACCGAGGGCAAGGTGCAGGCCGTGACCTTCGCGCGCGAGCGCAACGTGCCGTTCTTCGGCATCTGCTTCGGCATGCAGATGGCGGTCATCGAGGCGGCGCGCAATCTCGCCGGCCTGTCGAGCGCGAGCTCGACCGAATTTGGGCCCTGCGACGTGCCGGTCGTGGGCCTGATGACGGAATGGACGCGCGGCAACGAGCTCGAGACGCGGACGGCCGACAGTGATCTCGGCGGCACGATGCGGCTCGGCGCCTATGACGCGGTGCTGGCACCCGGCAGCCGGGTCGCGGACGCCTATGGCGCCGTGGCGATCTCGGAGCGGCACCGGCATCGCTATGAAGTGAACATCCGCTACAAGGACAAGCTCGAGGCGGCCGGCCTCAAGTTCTCGGGCATGTCGCCCGACGGCGTGCTGCCCGAGATCGTCGAATTCCCGAACCATCCCTGGTTCATCGGCGTGCAGTTCCATCCGGAACTGAAGTCGAAGCCGTTCGAGCCGCATCCGCTGTTCACGGCGTTCATCCGCGCGGCACTCGAGCAGTCGCGGCTCGTCTAA
- the secG gene encoding preprotein translocase subunit SecG, producing the protein MMIVVLVVHVLLAVALIGVVLIQKSEGGGLGLGSGGGGGMSGFMTGRSTANLLTRTTAILAGCFMATSVLLAILAARQHTSGVSILDQIPAQSAPASAPATQPVAPATPAAPTPTPPTQPSVPLSK; encoded by the coding sequence ATGATGATCGTCGTTCTCGTTGTCCATGTGCTCTTGGCCGTAGCACTGATCGGCGTCGTGCTGATCCAGAAGAGCGAGGGCGGCGGCCTCGGTCTCGGCAGCGGCGGGGGCGGCGGCATGTCCGGCTTCATGACCGGCCGGTCGACCGCGAATCTCCTGACCCGCACCACGGCGATCCTGGCCGGCTGCTTCATGGCGACGAGCGTGCTGCTCGCGATTCTGGCCGCCCGGCAGCACACGAGCGGCGTCTCGATTCTCGACCAGATTCCGGCCCAGAGCGCACCAGCAAGCGCGCCCGCAACCCAGCCGGTGGCTCCGGCCACTCCGGCGGCGCCGACGCCGACCCCGCCGACTCAGCCGAGCGTTCCGCTGTCGAAATGA
- the kdsA gene encoding 3-deoxy-8-phosphooctulonate synthase, whose protein sequence is MSSVTPRSVEIGKLTLANDRPFVLIAGPCQLESREHALETAAALVEMTAKLGLGLIYKTSFDKANRTSLTSARGIGLEKGLPILAEIRESLGCATITDVHLPEQCQPTAEAVDVLQIPAFLSRQTDLILAAASTGAALNIKKGQFLAPWDMANVAKKAASTGNHRVLLCERGVSFGYNTLVSDMRSLPILAETGYPVIFDATHSVQQPGGQGATSGGERRFVPVLARAALAVGVAGVFMETHPDPDAAPSDGPNMVPMRAMPALLETLVAFDRLSKANPIPTL, encoded by the coding sequence ATGTCGTCCGTCACGCCCCGGTCCGTCGAGATCGGCAAGCTCACGCTCGCGAACGATCGGCCGTTCGTGCTGATCGCCGGCCCCTGCCAGCTGGAATCGCGCGAACATGCGCTCGAGACCGCGGCGGCGCTGGTCGAGATGACGGCCAAGCTCGGCCTCGGCCTCATCTATAAGACCTCGTTCGACAAGGCGAACCGCACCTCGCTCACCTCGGCGCGCGGCATCGGGCTCGAGAAGGGGCTGCCGATCCTGGCCGAGATCCGCGAGAGCCTCGGCTGCGCCACCATCACCGACGTGCATCTGCCGGAACAATGTCAGCCCACGGCCGAGGCGGTCGACGTGCTGCAGATCCCGGCCTTCCTGTCGCGCCAGACCGACCTGATCCTGGCCGCGGCCTCGACCGGCGCCGCACTCAACATCAAGAAGGGCCAGTTCCTGGCACCCTGGGACATGGCGAATGTCGCGAAGAAGGCCGCGAGCACCGGCAATCATCGCGTCCTGCTGTGCGAGCGCGGCGTCAGCTTCGGCTACAACACGCTCGTCTCCGACATGCGGTCGCTGCCGATCCTGGCCGAGACCGGCTATCCCGTGATCTTCGATGCGACCCATTCGGTGCAGCAGCCGGGCGGGCAGGGTGCGACCAGCGGCGGCGAGCGCCGCTTCGTGCCGGTGCTGGCGCGCGCTGCACTCGCGGTCGGCGTCGCCGGCGTGTTCATGGAAACCCATCCCGATCCGGACGCGGCGCCCTCCGACGGCCCGAACATGGTGCCGATGCGCGCCATGCCGGCGCTCCTGGAAACTCTCGTCGCCTTCGACCGTTTGTCGAAGGCCAATCCGATCCCGACGCTCTGA
- a CDS encoding peptidylprolyl isomerase, whose protein sequence is MLQFIRSKAGSFIVKVLFVLLILSFGIWGIGDFLRQTPQDTTVATVGSHKITGDVVQRTVRQQVERMRQQFGGNFDMEQAKAFGVIDRAVDGLISQTVLDQEAERLNLAVGDKEVGLLIQNEPAFKNAQGQFDRGSFVMRLNQAGYTEQSFVALLRSEQPRIDLATVAGGGAKAPEALADLIYRLRGEKRVADWVFLPSNAVKDIPAPDDAAIKAYYDAHHDAFTAPEYRGFTALALTPADVAGDVKIDEAQLKDEYAKRADEFTKPEKRHLLQMIFKDEKAAQDAEAELAQGKDFVKLAQDLTKADPSATDLGSVTAKQLPQELAGPVFAAKDGEVVKPVQTAFGWHVVKIAGIEPGGGKSFEEVRPQLEAEARHEAESDALYALSNKVEDAIAAGADIPTIAQQFKLKPYTVKTADANGQDPDGKPLPEYTIAADALIKTAFQTSQGQTSGLEQVPNGSFYLVRTDTVTPPTLKPLDTIKEQVKAAWTDDQRAAKVAAQAKALADQVKPDEPLAKLAAAQKLQLSTTKPFIRTAPGNQAGVPASVVAKMFDLKPGGVAAVQAPDGQFVAQLKEIQPVDPAADKAGVDALDGQLTQQIGEDMLSEFDQALRKLHPVVVRRDRIATLF, encoded by the coding sequence ATGCTTCAATTCATCCGCTCCAAGGCCGGGTCTTTCATCGTCAAGGTCCTGTTCGTCCTTTTGATCTTGAGCTTCGGTATCTGGGGCATTGGCGACTTCCTGCGTCAAACGCCGCAGGACACGACAGTGGCGACCGTGGGCAGCCACAAGATCACCGGCGATGTCGTGCAGCGGACGGTGCGCCAACAAGTCGAACGCATGCGCCAGCAATTCGGCGGCAATTTCGACATGGAGCAAGCCAAGGCGTTCGGCGTCATTGACCGGGCGGTCGACGGACTGATCTCGCAGACGGTGCTGGACCAGGAGGCGGAGCGCCTCAATCTCGCGGTCGGCGACAAGGAAGTTGGGCTGCTGATCCAGAACGAGCCGGCGTTCAAGAATGCGCAAGGCCAGTTCGACCGCGGCTCGTTCGTGATGCGGCTCAACCAGGCGGGTTACACCGAGCAGAGTTTCGTGGCCCTCCTGCGCAGCGAGCAGCCGCGCATCGATCTCGCAACCGTGGCCGGCGGCGGGGCGAAGGCGCCGGAGGCGCTGGCGGACCTCATCTACCGCCTGCGCGGCGAGAAGCGCGTCGCCGACTGGGTGTTCCTGCCGTCGAACGCCGTCAAGGACATCCCGGCGCCCGACGATGCCGCGATCAAGGCCTATTACGACGCCCACCACGACGCCTTCACCGCGCCGGAATATCGCGGCTTCACGGCGCTCGCCTTGACACCGGCCGACGTGGCGGGCGACGTCAAGATCGACGAGGCCCAGCTCAAGGACGAGTATGCCAAGCGCGCGGACGAGTTCACCAAACCCGAGAAGCGCCATCTGCTGCAGATGATCTTCAAGGATGAGAAGGCGGCGCAGGATGCCGAGGCCGAGCTCGCCCAGGGCAAGGACTTCGTCAAGTTGGCGCAGGATCTGACCAAGGCCGACCCCTCTGCTACCGACCTCGGCTCGGTCACGGCCAAGCAGCTGCCGCAGGAGCTGGCGGGGCCGGTGTTCGCCGCCAAGGACGGCGAGGTCGTGAAGCCGGTCCAGACCGCATTCGGCTGGCATGTCGTCAAGATCGCCGGCATCGAGCCGGGCGGCGGCAAGAGCTTCGAGGAGGTCCGCCCGCAGCTCGAAGCCGAGGCGCGCCACGAGGCGGAATCGGACGCGCTCTACGCGCTGTCGAACAAGGTCGAGGACGCGATCGCCGCCGGCGCCGATATCCCGACGATCGCCCAGCAGTTCAAGCTCAAGCCCTATACGGTGAAGACGGCCGACGCCAACGGCCAGGACCCGGACGGCAAGCCGCTGCCCGAGTACACGATCGCGGCCGACGCGCTCATCAAGACCGCATTCCAGACCTCGCAGGGCCAGACGAGCGGGCTCGAGCAGGTGCCGAACGGCTCGTTCTATCTCGTGCGGACCGATACGGTGACACCGCCGACGCTGAAGCCGCTCGACACGATCAAGGAGCAGGTCAAGGCGGCCTGGACCGACGACCAGCGGGCAGCCAAGGTCGCGGCTCAAGCGAAGGCGCTCGCCGACCAGGTGAAGCCCGATGAGCCGCTCGCCAAGCTCGCCGCGGCGCAGAAGCTGCAGCTGTCGACGACGAAGCCGTTCATCCGCACGGCGCCGGGCAACCAGGCCGGCGTGCCGGCCAGCGTCGTCGCCAAGATGTTCGACCTGAAGCCGGGCGGCGTCGCCGCGGTGCAGGCGCCGGACGGCCAGTTCGTGGCGCAGCTCAAGGAGATTCAACCGGTCGATCCCGCGGCGGATAAGGCCGGCGTCGATGCCCTCGACGGACAGCTGACCCAGCAGATCGGCGAGGATATGCTGAGCGAGTTCGACCAGGCGTTGCGCAAGCTGCACCCGGTCGTGGTTCGGCGTGACCGGATCGCCACTCTCTTCTGA
- a CDS encoding DmpA family aminopeptidase: MVIGTPASGAEPQGGRPRARELGITAGVLPPGPLDAITDVAGVRVGQVTLIEGADIRTGVTAILPHGGNLYQDKVPAGFAVGNGFGKFAGSTQIGELGELETPIVLTNTLSVAEAIAGAVEWTLAQPGNEEVRSVNAVVGETNDGYLNAIRARRVTKEDVLKAIETATGGPVAEGNVGGGTGTQAFGWKGGIGTSSRRLPAAYGGYTVGVLVQTNYGGVLTIAGAPVGKELGRYYLKGAAEEIKPDGSIVVVIATDAPLSDRNLTRLARRAFNGIAVTGSPMTNGSGDYALAFSTAESVRRTVARRSAVAELADLPNDQMSPLFQAVMEATEEAIYNAMLQAVTLKGADGHVLKALPLDRLSEILARHGVGAAARP, translated from the coding sequence TTGGTTATTGGTACTCCCGCCTCCGGCGCCGAGCCGCAAGGCGGCCGGCCGCGGGCCCGCGAGCTGGGCATCACGGCCGGCGTGCTGCCGCCTGGGCCGCTCGACGCCATCACCGATGTCGCGGGCGTGCGCGTCGGCCAGGTGACGCTCATCGAGGGCGCCGACATCCGCACCGGCGTCACCGCCATCCTGCCGCACGGCGGCAATCTCTATCAGGACAAGGTCCCGGCCGGATTCGCGGTCGGCAACGGCTTCGGCAAGTTCGCGGGCTCGACCCAGATCGGTGAATTGGGCGAGCTCGAGACGCCGATCGTGCTGACCAACACGCTCTCGGTCGCCGAGGCCATCGCCGGCGCCGTTGAATGGACGCTGGCACAGCCGGGCAACGAGGAGGTCCGCAGCGTCAATGCCGTCGTCGGCGAGACCAACGACGGTTACCTGAATGCGATTCGCGCGCGCCGCGTGACCAAGGAAGACGTGCTGAAGGCGATCGAGACGGCCACCGGCGGCCCGGTCGCCGAGGGCAATGTCGGCGGCGGCACCGGCACGCAGGCGTTCGGCTGGAAGGGCGGCATCGGCACGAGCTCGCGCCGCTTGCCCGCGGCATACGGCGGCTACACAGTCGGGGTCCTGGTCCAGACCAACTATGGCGGCGTGCTGACCATCGCCGGCGCGCCGGTCGGCAAGGAGCTGGGACGCTATTACCTGAAAGGTGCCGCCGAGGAGATCAAACCCGACGGCTCGATCGTCGTCGTGATCGCGACCGACGCGCCGCTGTCAGACCGCAATCTGACGCGCCTCGCCCGCCGGGCGTTCAACGGCATCGCCGTCACCGGCTCGCCCATGACCAACGGTTCGGGCGACTACGCCCTTGCCTTCTCGACGGCCGAGAGCGTCCGGCGCACGGTGGCCCGGCGCAGCGCGGTCGCGGAGCTGGCGGACCTGCCGAACGACCAGATGTCGCCGCTGTTCCAGGCGGTGATGGAGGCGACCGAGGAGGCGATCTACAACGCCATGCTGCAGGCGGTGACGCTCAAGGGCGCGGACGGCCATGTGCTGAAGGCGCTGCCGCTCGACCGGCTCAGCGAGATCCTCGCCCGCCACGGCGTGGGCGCGGCGGCCCGTCCTTAG
- a CDS encoding alpha/beta hydrolase, with amino-acid sequence MPLIKWLALLGLVTYLAALGILTLAQRNFLYFPRGPALTPGEAGLPRGEATAIETDDGERLHAWFVPPAEGRPLILYFHGNGGALADRIVRFRTLTESGVGLLAVEYRGYPGSTGTTTEAGLHRDAEAAYRDVLGRGVAPQRLIILGESLGTGVAVALAARHECAALVLDSPYSSVADVAAAHYWMFPVRPLLRDPFRSDLKIGKVRAPILMVHGSADQIIPLRFAEKLFALAPEPKRFLRIDAAGHLAMDSVLPQVLEWIGTTVG; translated from the coding sequence GTGCCTTTGATCAAATGGCTGGCCCTCCTGGGCCTCGTCACCTATCTGGCGGCGCTCGGCATCCTGACGCTGGCGCAGCGCAACTTCCTCTACTTCCCGAGAGGGCCGGCCCTGACGCCAGGCGAAGCGGGGTTGCCACGCGGCGAGGCGACGGCGATCGAGACCGACGACGGCGAACGGCTCCACGCCTGGTTCGTCCCGCCAGCGGAGGGGCGGCCGCTCATCCTCTACTTCCACGGCAACGGCGGCGCGCTTGCCGACCGTATCGTGCGGTTCCGCACCCTGACGGAGAGTGGTGTCGGGCTGCTGGCGGTCGAATATCGCGGCTATCCGGGCTCGACTGGCACCACGACCGAAGCGGGGCTGCATCGGGATGCCGAAGCGGCTTATCGCGATGTGCTCGGCCGCGGTGTGGCCCCGCAACGGCTGATCATCCTGGGAGAGTCGCTTGGCACCGGCGTCGCGGTCGCCCTCGCCGCCCGGCACGAATGCGCGGCCCTTGTGTTGGACTCACCCTATTCCTCAGTCGCCGACGTGGCCGCAGCACACTACTGGATGTTTCCCGTTCGCCCTCTGCTCCGCGACCCGTTCCGCTCCGACCTCAAGATCGGCAAAGTCAGAGCGCCGATCCTTATGGTGCACGGCAGCGCCGACCAGATCATTCCCCTCCGCTTCGCAGAAAAGCTGTTTGCGCTGGCGCCCGAGCCGAAGCGCTTCCTGCGCATCGATGCCGCCGGCCACCTCGCCATGGACAGCGTCCTGCCGCAGGTGCTCGAATGGATTGGGACGACGGTGGGCTGA
- the eno gene encoding phosphopyruvate hydratase — MSAILDIHAREILDSRGNPTVEVDVTLESGSVGRAAVPSGASTGAHEAVELRDGDSARYLGKGVQNAVDAVNGEIFDALSGQDADDQIGIDQLLIDLDGTPNKSRLGANAILGVSLACAKASADEVSMPLFRYVGGVYARTLPVPLMNVINGGAHADNPIDIQEFMIMPVGADTLSDAIRVGAEVFHSLKKQLKAAGHNTNVGDEGGFAPNLASADEALGFLMKAIESAGYKPGDDVVLALDVASTEFFKSGVYHLEGEGKKLDSDGMVRYIEDLVTRYPIVSVEDGMAEDDWEGWAALTAAIGKKTQLVGDDLFVTNPKRLTDGIARGTANSILVKVNQIGTLSETLEAVQRAQRAGYTAVMSHRSGETEDATIADLAVATNCGQIKTGSLSRSDRLAKYNQLIRIEELLGDSARYAGRSVLRG, encoded by the coding sequence ATGTCCGCCATCCTCGACATCCATGCCCGCGAGATTCTCGACAGTCGCGGCAACCCGACCGTCGAGGTCGATGTCACGCTCGAGAGCGGCAGCGTCGGCCGGGCTGCCGTGCCGTCGGGTGCCTCGACTGGCGCCCATGAGGCGGTCGAGCTCAGGGACGGCGACAGCGCCCGCTATCTCGGCAAGGGCGTGCAGAACGCGGTCGATGCCGTCAACGGCGAGATCTTCGATGCGCTCTCCGGCCAGGATGCCGACGACCAGATCGGCATCGATCAACTGCTGATCGATCTCGACGGCACGCCCAACAAGTCGCGGCTCGGTGCCAACGCCATCCTCGGCGTCAGCCTGGCCTGCGCCAAGGCGTCGGCCGACGAGGTGTCGATGCCGCTGTTCCGCTATGTCGGCGGCGTCTATGCCCGCACCCTGCCGGTGCCGCTCATGAACGTCATCAACGGCGGCGCGCACGCCGACAACCCGATCGACATCCAGGAATTCATGATCATGCCGGTCGGCGCCGACACCCTGTCGGACGCGATCCGGGTCGGCGCCGAAGTGTTCCACTCGCTGAAGAAGCAGCTGAAGGCGGCCGGCCACAACACCAACGTCGGCGACGAAGGCGGCTTCGCGCCGAACCTCGCCTCGGCCGACGAGGCGCTGGGCTTCCTCATGAAGGCGATCGAGAGCGCCGGCTACAAGCCGGGCGACGATGTGGTGCTGGCGCTCGACGTGGCCTCGACCGAGTTCTTCAAGAGCGGCGTCTATCACCTTGAAGGCGAAGGCAAGAAGCTCGATAGCGACGGCATGGTGCGCTACATCGAGGATCTGGTCACGCGCTACCCGATCGTCTCGGTCGAGGACGGCATGGCCGAGGATGATTGGGAAGGCTGGGCGGCGCTCACTGCCGCGATCGGCAAGAAGACCCAGCTCGTCGGCGACGATCTGTTCGTGACCAATCCGAAGCGGCTCACCGACGGCATCGCGCGCGGCACGGCCAACTCGATCCTGGTCAAGGTCAACCAGATCGGCACGCTGTCGGAAACGCTCGAGGCGGTCCAGCGGGCCCAGCGCGCCGGCTATACCGCCGTCATGTCGCACCGCTCGGGCGAGACCGAGGACGCAACCATCGCCGACCTCGCGGTCGCGACCAATTGCGGCCAGATCAAGACCGGCTCGCTCTCGCGCTCCGACCGTCTCGCCAAGTACAACCAGCTGATCCGCATCGAGGAATTGCTGGGCGATTCGGCCCGTTACGCCGGCCGCTCCGTCCTGCGCGGCTGA